In Oryza sativa Japonica Group chromosome 11, ASM3414082v1, the following are encoded in one genomic region:
- the LOC4351059 gene encoding WD repeat-containing protein VIP3, whose protein sequence is MKLAGLKSVDGAHEESIWAAAWVPAADHRPAALLLTGALDETVRLWAPDDLASAAASPSRGHALGVVSLAAHPAGAVAAAVSLDSYVRVFDVDSGSSVATLEAPPSEVWGIQFHPKGSALAAAGGGSGSVKLWDTEKWKPITSLAVPRPEGARPDKTGSGKFVLSVAWSPDGKLLACGSMDGTIAVYDAVRMKFLHHLEGHHMPVRSMVFSPVDPHVLFTASDDCHIHIYDAKEKSLIGAMSGHASWVLSIDVSPDGMAVATGSSDRTVRLWDINTRASVQTMSNHNDQVWAVAFRPPGGTGVRAGRLASVSDDKSITLYDYS, encoded by the exons ATGAAGCTCGCGGGGCTCAAGTCGGTGGACGGGGCCCACGAGGAGTCCAtctgggcggcggcgtgggtgcCCGCGGCGGACCACCGCCCCGCGGCGCTGCTCCTGACGGGCGCCCTCGACGAGACCGTCCGCCTCTGGGCCCCCgacgacctcgcctccgccgccgcctccccctcgcgGGGCCACGCGCTCGGGGTGGTGTCGCTCGCCGCCCACCCcgcgggcgccgtcgccgccgccgtctccctcgACAGCTACGTCCGCGTCTTCGATGTGGACTCGGGCTCCTCCGTCGCCACGCTCGAGGCCCCTCCCTCCGAGGTCTGGGGCATCCAGTTCCACCCCAAG GGTAGTGCTCTGGCTGCAGCTGGTGGTGGCAGTGGATCAGTGAAGCTCTGGGACACAGAGAAGTGGAAGCCAATTACCAGCCTTGCTGTTCCGCGTCCAGAGGGAGCTCGCCCTGATAAAACAGGAAGCGGCAAGTTTGTCCTTTCAGTTGCATGGAGTCCTGATGGCAAGCTCTTAGCTTGTGGTTCCATGGATGGCACCATCGCTGTGTATGACGCAGTTCGCATGAAGTTCCTCCACCACCTTGAGGGCCATCACATGCCAGTGAGATCAATGGTGTTCTCTCCAGTGGACCCGCACGTGCTCTTCACTGCCTCCGACGATTGCCACATCCACATATACGACGCCAAGGAGAAGAGCCTCATTGGGGCCATGTCAGGGCATGCGAGCTGGGTGCTGAGCATCGACGTGAGCCCAGACGGCATGGCGGTAGCGACAGGCTCCAGTGACCGCACGGTCCGGCTTTGGGACATCAACACGAGGGCGTCGGTGCAGACGATGAGCAACCACAATGATCAGGTCTGGGCTGTCGCCTTCCGACCACCGGGTGGGACAGGAGTCCGCGCAGGCCGGCTTGCCAGCGTGTCAGATGACAAGAGCATCACCCTGTACGATTACTCATAG